One window from the genome of Streptomyces sp. NBC_00287 encodes:
- a CDS encoding demethylmenaquinone methyltransferase yields the protein MTRASLNKQPHEVASMFDDVAERYDLTNDVLSLGQDRVWRKEVAKAVDARPAQKILDLAAGTATSSLPFARTGAYVVPCDFSLGMLQVGKKKHPWLPLTAGDATRLPFKDDTFDAVTISFGLRNVQDFDAGLREMYRVTKPGGRVVICEFSHPTWAPFRTVYTEYLMRALPPVARAVSSNPDAYVYLAESIRAWPDQPALAERLQKAGWSKVAWRNLTGGVVALHRGFKES from the coding sequence GTGACCCGCGCTTCCCTGAACAAGCAGCCGCACGAAGTCGCCTCGATGTTCGACGACGTCGCGGAACGGTACGACCTCACGAACGACGTGCTCTCGCTCGGCCAGGACCGGGTGTGGCGCAAGGAGGTCGCCAAGGCGGTCGACGCCCGCCCCGCGCAGAAGATCCTGGACCTGGCCGCCGGTACGGCGACCTCCTCCCTGCCCTTCGCCCGCACCGGCGCCTACGTCGTCCCCTGCGACTTCTCCCTCGGCATGCTCCAGGTCGGGAAGAAGAAGCACCCCTGGCTGCCGCTGACCGCCGGTGACGCGACGAGGCTGCCCTTCAAGGACGACACCTTCGACGCCGTCACGATCTCCTTCGGCCTGCGCAATGTGCAGGACTTCGACGCCGGTCTGCGCGAGATGTACCGGGTGACCAAGCCCGGCGGCCGGGTCGTCATCTGCGAGTTCTCGCACCCGACCTGGGCGCCCTTCCGGACCGTGTACACCGAGTACCTGATGCGCGCCCTGCCGCCGGTCGCCCGCGCGGTGTCCTCCAACCCCGACGCGTACGTCTACCTCGCCGAGTCCATCCGTGCCTGGCCCGACCAGCCCGCGCTGGCCGAGCGGCTCCAGAAGGCCGGCTGGTCGAAGGTGGCGTGGCGGAATCTGACCGGCGGGGTCGTGGCTCTGCACCGGGGGTTCAAGGAGAGCTGA
- the mqnC gene encoding cyclic dehypoxanthinyl futalosine synthase has translation MTEKADLQSVLDRAAAGGRITPDEALDLYRDAPLHALGAAADAVRRRRYAGTEHIATYIIERNINYTNVCVTACKFCAFYAPPKATDKGWTRDLDDILRRCAETVELGGTQIMFQGGHHPDYGVEYYEKHFAAIKKEYPQLVIHSLGASEVEHMARISKVSVEEAIQRIHAAGLDSFAGAGAELLPERPRKAIAPLKESGERWLEIMETAHKMGVESTSTMLMGTGETNAERIEHLRMIRDVQDRTGGFRAFIPYTYQPENNHLKGRTQATLFEYLRMIAIARLFMDNIAHIQGSWLTTGKEIGQLSLHYGADDLGSIMLEENVVSSAGAKHRSNRLEIIDLIRKSGRVPAQRTTTYEHIVVHDDPANDPVDERVMSHISSTAIEGGTAHPELKLLASN, from the coding sequence GTGACCGAGAAGGCCGACCTTCAGTCCGTCCTCGACCGTGCCGCCGCGGGCGGACGCATCACGCCCGACGAGGCGCTCGACCTGTACCGCGACGCCCCGCTGCACGCGCTGGGCGCCGCCGCCGACGCCGTAAGGCGCCGCAGGTACGCGGGTACCGAGCACATCGCGACGTACATCATCGAGCGGAACATCAACTACACGAACGTCTGCGTGACGGCGTGCAAGTTCTGTGCGTTCTACGCCCCGCCGAAGGCCACGGACAAGGGCTGGACGCGCGATCTCGACGACATCCTGCGCCGCTGCGCGGAGACGGTCGAGCTGGGCGGAACGCAGATCATGTTCCAGGGCGGGCACCACCCGGACTACGGCGTGGAGTACTACGAGAAGCACTTCGCGGCCATCAAGAAGGAGTACCCGCAGCTCGTCATCCACTCGCTGGGCGCTTCCGAGGTCGAGCACATGGCGCGGATCTCCAAGGTGTCGGTCGAGGAGGCGATCCAGCGCATCCACGCCGCAGGGCTCGACTCCTTCGCGGGCGCCGGCGCGGAGCTGCTCCCCGAGCGCCCCCGCAAGGCCATCGCGCCGCTGAAGGAGTCCGGCGAGCGCTGGCTGGAGATCATGGAGACCGCCCACAAGATGGGCGTCGAATCCACCTCCACCATGCTGATGGGCACCGGCGAGACCAACGCCGAGCGCATCGAGCACCTGCGGATGATCCGCGACGTACAGGACCGCACGGGCGGCTTCCGCGCCTTCATCCCGTACACCTACCAGCCCGAGAACAACCACCTGAAGGGCCGCACGCAGGCCACGCTCTTCGAGTACCTGCGGATGATCGCCATCGCCCGGCTCTTCATGGACAACATCGCCCACATCCAGGGCTCCTGGCTGACCACCGGCAAGGAGATCGGCCAACTCTCCCTGCACTACGGCGCGGACGACCTCGGCTCGATCATGCTGGAGGAGAACGTCGTCTCCAGCGCGGGCGCCAAGCACCGCTCCAACCGTCTCGAGATCATCGACCTGATCCGCAAGTCGGGGCGTGTTCCGGCCCAGCGGACGACGACGTACGAGCACATCGTGGTCCACGACGACCCGGCGAACGACCCCGTCGACGAGCGAGTCATGTCCCACATCTCCTCGACCGCGATCGAGGGCGGCACGGCGCACCCCGAGCTGAAGCTGCTCGCGTCCAACTAG
- a CDS encoding acyltransferase family protein, giving the protein MGSHRRGGTVTAVATLPVRDRYFDTLRAVALIRVVTYHTFGWAWAGLVFPSMGIMFGLAGTLMAKSLERPALNVLRGRLRRLLPPFWFWGFFVVVAMLIHGWMPDWQIVYWVVPLGDPPGNEWGVQAYEILWYLRTYLWFVLLSPLLLKVFRLAPIPVLLGSLAPIVVLQFAWAGPDNRLGSALWDLSTYLFCWLLGFAHRDGVLQRMKPAAVVFLSLVALGYGGWYALTHQGEYGTYDLDEIPLAQAFWSAGFVMLLMWAKARFRIDFAGLTRLRRLDRLVTVFNARAVTIYLWHEIALILAVPLIDQFWKVPAFEAYLPLESQWFMFGVGWVLIAGFVLVCGWVEDVAAKKKPRLLP; this is encoded by the coding sequence GTGGGCTCGCACCGGCGCGGAGGGACTGTCACCGCCGTAGCGACCCTGCCCGTTCGGGACCGCTACTTCGACACCCTCCGCGCGGTCGCCCTGATCAGGGTCGTGACCTACCACACCTTCGGCTGGGCCTGGGCCGGCCTGGTCTTCCCCTCCATGGGCATCATGTTCGGCCTGGCCGGCACCTTGATGGCCAAGTCCCTGGAGCGGCCCGCGCTGAACGTGCTTCGCGGCAGGCTGCGCCGTCTGCTGCCGCCCTTCTGGTTCTGGGGCTTCTTCGTGGTCGTCGCGATGCTGATCCACGGCTGGATGCCGGACTGGCAGATCGTCTACTGGGTCGTCCCGCTCGGCGACCCGCCCGGCAACGAGTGGGGCGTCCAGGCATACGAGATCCTCTGGTACCTGCGGACGTACCTCTGGTTCGTCCTCCTGTCCCCCCTCCTCCTGAAAGTGTTCCGGCTCGCGCCGATCCCCGTCCTGCTGGGCTCCCTCGCCCCGATCGTGGTCCTGCAGTTCGCCTGGGCCGGGCCGGACAACCGGCTCGGCAGCGCCCTGTGGGACCTGTCGACGTACCTCTTCTGCTGGCTCCTCGGCTTCGCGCACCGCGACGGCGTGCTCCAGCGGATGAAACCGGCGGCGGTGGTGTTCCTGTCGCTCGTCGCACTCGGTTACGGCGGCTGGTACGCCCTCACGCACCAAGGCGAGTACGGCACCTACGACCTCGACGAGATCCCGCTGGCGCAGGCCTTCTGGTCGGCCGGGTTCGTGATGCTGCTGATGTGGGCCAAGGCGCGCTTCCGGATCGACTTCGCGGGGCTGACGCGGTTGAGGCGGCTCGACCGGCTGGTGACGGTCTTCAACGCGCGTGCCGTGACGATCTACCTCTGGCACGAGATCGCGCTGATCCTCGCCGTCCCGCTGATCGACCAGTTCTGGAAGGTGCCCGCCTTCGAGGCGTATCTGCCGCTGGAGAGCCAGTGGTTCATGTTCGGAGTCGGTTGGGTGCTGATTGCCGGGTTCGTCCTGGTGTGCGGGTGGGTGGAGGATGTGGCGGCAAAGAAGAAGCCGCGGCTCCTCCCCTGA
- a CDS encoding imidazolonepropionase-like domain-containing protein gives MLTIHAADELRYTWDSEPIKGGAVAVEGTRVAAVGVLAELEERFPGARVRRWPGVLGPGLEHEGALPEAPSPRERIHAVLKLGAVAVLSAYVDTPELREAAQRNDVAVLPHSRPTAIRESGRADLAVFAENGECMATVCAGRLVHRRR, from the coding sequence ATGCTCACGATCCACGCGGCGGACGAGCTCCGGTACACCTGGGACTCCGAGCCGATCAAGGGCGGCGCGGTGGCCGTCGAGGGCACGCGCGTCGCCGCGGTCGGTGTGCTGGCCGAGCTGGAGGAACGGTTCCCGGGCGCGCGGGTACGGCGGTGGCCGGGGGTGCTGGGGCCGGGGCTGGAGCACGAGGGCGCGCTCCCGGAGGCCCCGAGCCCGCGCGAGCGCATTCACGCGGTGCTGAAGCTGGGGGCGGTGGCGGTCCTTTCGGCGTACGTCGATACACCCGAACTCCGCGAGGCCGCCCAGCGCAACGACGTGGCCGTCCTCCCGCACAGCCGGCCGACGGCGATCAGGGAGTCGGGCAGGGCGGACTTGGCGGTGTTCGCGGAGAACGGCGAGTGCATGGCGACGGTGTGCGCGGGCCGCCTGGTGCACAGACGGCGCTAG
- a CDS encoding bifunctional polysaccharide deacetylase/glycosyltransferase family 2 protein codes for MTTTTPPRGRRRAPTRMERVAGKAAALQKPRVILALLLLLALTSIMLLDGYLRAEVGGDQRVRSGASSSDVPDKVLDGGPILTFRGGQATTVSVPDKTIALTFDDGPNPTWTPQVLAILEEYDIPATFFVVGSMVSRYPGIVKDLVAQGNEVGIHTFTHVDLSYQSDARVTREMTQTQLALAGAAGITTTLFRAPYSSETDAIDNYSWPVYQELGEDGYTSVFIDTDSDDWKRPGVSKIVKWATPAKNKGASVLFHDAGGERSQTIKALPKYIEKMKAKGYTFTTISGVMQEQGPAAGPGGSGLQGAHREATGATLYEGKALIAAVAVAEWTVPALSVGLLVVGVAVLGRFGMMLILARRHYRLRNRRRFSWGPPVTGPVTVVVPAYNEKECIANTLQSLAKSTHPIEIIVVDDGSTDGTSEIARAAADSLGMRNVRVIRQENAGKPAALNNGVRSASHDIVVMMDGDTVFEPDTVRQLVQPFADPQVGAVAGNAKVGNRNTVIGAWQHIEYVMGFNLDRRMYDLLRCMPTIPGAIGAFRRDAVLEVGGMSEDTLAEDTDITIAMHRAGWRVVYQEHARAWTEAPGSLKQLWSQRYRWSYGTMQALWKHRKSLTDKGPSGRFGRVGMPLVVIFQIVTPVFAPLIDVFTVYSMIFVDFRAALLAWLAVLAVQLVCAAYAFRLDREKYRYLLMMPLQQLAYRQMMYLVLIHSCITALTGGRLRWQKLKRTGEVGTPAGVG; via the coding sequence ATGACTACGACGACGCCCCCACGCGGCCGTCGCCGCGCCCCCACCCGGATGGAACGGGTGGCGGGCAAGGCCGCGGCGCTGCAGAAACCGCGAGTCATCCTCGCCCTGCTGCTCCTGCTCGCACTGACCAGCATCATGCTGCTGGACGGCTATCTGCGCGCCGAGGTCGGCGGCGACCAGCGGGTGCGCAGCGGGGCCAGCTCCAGCGACGTACCCGACAAGGTCCTCGACGGCGGCCCGATCCTCACCTTCCGGGGCGGCCAGGCCACCACGGTCTCGGTGCCGGACAAGACCATCGCCCTCACCTTCGACGACGGCCCCAACCCGACCTGGACGCCCCAAGTCCTCGCGATCCTCGAGGAGTACGACATCCCGGCCACCTTCTTCGTGGTCGGCTCGATGGTCTCCCGCTACCCCGGGATCGTGAAGGACCTGGTCGCACAGGGCAACGAGGTCGGCATCCACACCTTCACCCACGTCGACCTGTCGTACCAGAGCGACGCCCGTGTCACCCGCGAGATGACGCAGACCCAGCTCGCGCTGGCGGGCGCGGCCGGCATCACGACCACGCTGTTCAGGGCGCCGTACTCCTCGGAGACGGACGCCATCGACAACTACAGCTGGCCCGTCTACCAGGAGCTCGGTGAGGACGGCTACACCAGCGTCTTCATCGACACCGACAGCGACGACTGGAAGCGGCCGGGCGTCTCGAAGATCGTCAAGTGGGCGACGCCGGCGAAGAACAAGGGCGCGTCGGTGCTCTTCCACGACGCCGGTGGTGAGCGTTCGCAGACGATCAAGGCGCTGCCGAAGTACATCGAGAAGATGAAGGCGAAGGGGTACACCTTCACGACGATCAGCGGGGTCATGCAGGAGCAGGGGCCCGCGGCGGGGCCCGGCGGCTCGGGCCTCCAGGGCGCTCACCGCGAGGCCACCGGCGCGACCCTCTACGAGGGCAAGGCCCTCATCGCGGCCGTCGCCGTCGCCGAGTGGACCGTACCGGCGCTGTCGGTCGGCCTGCTGGTCGTGGGCGTGGCCGTGCTGGGCCGGTTCGGGATGATGCTGATCCTCGCCCGCCGCCACTACCGGCTGCGCAACAGACGCCGGTTCAGCTGGGGTCCGCCGGTCACCGGACCGGTCACGGTCGTCGTCCCGGCGTACAACGAGAAGGAGTGCATCGCCAACACCCTTCAGTCACTGGCGAAGAGCACCCATCCGATCGAGATCATCGTCGTCGACGACGGCTCGACCGACGGCACGTCCGAGATCGCGCGGGCCGCTGCCGACTCGCTGGGTATGCGGAACGTCCGCGTCATCCGCCAGGAGAACGCCGGCAAACCCGCGGCGCTGAACAACGGCGTGCGCAGCGCCAGTCACGACATCGTCGTGATGATGGACGGCGACACCGTCTTCGAGCCGGACACCGTACGGCAGCTGGTGCAGCCCTTCGCCGATCCGCAGGTGGGCGCGGTCGCGGGCAACGCCAAGGTCGGCAACCGCAACACCGTCATCGGCGCCTGGCAGCACATCGAGTACGTGATGGGCTTCAACCTCGACCGGCGCATGTACGACCTGCTGCGCTGCATGCCCACGATCCCGGGCGCGATCGGCGCGTTCCGCCGGGACGCGGTGCTCGAGGTCGGCGGGATGAGCGAGGACACCCTTGCCGAGGACACCGACATCACCATCGCCATGCACCGCGCGGGCTGGCGGGTCGTCTACCAGGAGCACGCGCGCGCGTGGACCGAGGCCCCGGGGTCTTTGAAACAGCTCTGGTCTCAGCGCTACCGCTGGTCCTACGGCACCATGCAGGCCCTGTGGAAGCACCGGAAGTCCCTGACGGACAAGGGGCCGTCGGGTCGCTTCGGGCGGGTCGGGATGCCGCTCGTGGTCATCTTCCAGATCGTCACGCCGGTCTTCGCGCCGCTCATCGACGTCTTCACCGTCTACTCGATGATCTTCGTCGACTTCAGGGCGGCCCTGCTGGCCTGGCTCGCGGTGCTGGCCGTCCAGCTCGTCTGCGCGGCGTACGCCTTCCGCCTCGACCGCGAGAAGTACCGCTACCTGCTGATGATGCCGCTCCAGCAACTGGCCTACCGGCAGATGATGTACCTCGTCCTCATCCACTCCTGCATCACGGCCCTGACCGGCGGCCGCCTGCGCTGGCAGAAGCTCAAGCGGACCGGCGAGGTCGGGACACCGGCGGGGGTGGGCTGA
- a CDS encoding PASTA domain-containing protein, with product MRVPRLVGLMAVDARTSAEARGVLLASPDRPDFHLAVVDYVVRQYPPPGVEVPRGAVVTVWFDFGEGEGGGGAGVREPRPPRQPRGGMQRELDEPGGHSYAACASFGSP from the coding sequence GTGCGAGTACCGCGCCTCGTGGGGCTGATGGCCGTGGACGCGCGTACGTCGGCCGAGGCACGCGGCGTGCTGCTGGCCTCTCCCGACCGGCCCGACTTCCATCTCGCCGTCGTCGACTATGTCGTACGGCAGTACCCCCCGCCCGGCGTCGAGGTCCCGCGCGGGGCCGTCGTCACCGTGTGGTTCGACTTCGGGGAGGGAGAGGGCGGCGGAGGCGCCGGCGTTCGGGAACCGCGGCCACCGCGCCAACCGCGCGGCGGGATGCAACGGGAACTCGACGAGCCGGGAGGCCACTCCTACGCGGCATGCGCGAGCTTCGGCTCCCCTTGA
- a CDS encoding chitinase translates to MRSFSKATAGLVILFALATSGCTADSGNAKRTESLTSYAPYVSALTASDNDTAGSPTTYNLAFVIADGSDCTPSWSGVYGLDDSKVASRIAELQASGATIRVSFGGASGDELAAQCDSADALAQAYGEALDVAGATQADFDIEGDELSDSDSVDLRSEAIAQLQEEWSDLAVTFTLPVMPSGLDDDSIALLDSANNHGVQVSTVNLMTMNYGESYDGDMGDYALTSAKAAHTQLREVFGTSSAAAWRGMALTSMIGANDVDGETFTLQDAAQVRAFAEEKEIGWVSMWSTFRDQECADDDDSLTTCSGVEQSAGAFGEAFSG, encoded by the coding sequence ATGCGGAGTTTTTCGAAGGCGACGGCCGGGCTCGTCATTCTGTTTGCCCTGGCAACGAGTGGATGTACGGCAGATTCCGGAAACGCCAAGCGCACCGAAAGCCTTACCTCCTACGCCCCCTACGTCAGCGCCCTCACCGCCTCCGACAACGACACGGCCGGCTCCCCCACGACGTACAACCTGGCCTTCGTGATCGCGGACGGCAGCGACTGCACACCGAGTTGGAGCGGTGTGTACGGTCTCGACGACTCAAAGGTCGCGTCCCGGATCGCCGAGCTTCAGGCGTCCGGCGCCACGATTCGCGTCTCCTTCGGCGGGGCGTCCGGGGATGAGCTGGCGGCGCAGTGTGACAGTGCGGACGCGCTCGCGCAGGCCTATGGGGAGGCACTGGACGTGGCCGGCGCCACCCAGGCCGACTTCGACATCGAGGGTGACGAGCTGTCCGACTCCGACTCGGTGGACCTGCGCTCGGAGGCGATAGCCCAACTCCAGGAGGAGTGGAGTGACTTGGCGGTCACGTTCACCCTTCCGGTGATGCCGTCCGGTCTCGACGACGACAGCATCGCGCTGCTGGACTCCGCCAACAATCACGGCGTCCAGGTCTCCACGGTCAACCTCATGACGATGAACTACGGGGAGTCGTACGACGGTGACATGGGCGACTACGCCCTCACCTCGGCGAAGGCGGCGCATACGCAGCTTCGGGAGGTGTTCGGGACGTCCTCGGCGGCGGCCTGGCGGGGGATGGCGCTGACCTCGATGATCGGGGCGAACGACGTCGACGGGGAGACCTTCACGCTTCAGGATGCGGCGCAGGTGCGGGCGTTCGCGGAGGAGAAGGAGATCGGGTGGGTGTCGATGTGGTCGACGTTTCGGGATCAGGAATGTGCGGATGATGACGACTCGCTGACCACTTGCAGTGGCGTGGAACAGAGTGCGGGAGCGTTCGGGGAGGCGTTCTCGGGCTGA
- a CDS encoding geranylgeranyl reductase family protein yields the protein MTEPLLSDNTADVIVVGAGPAGSTTAYHLAKAGLDVLLLEKTEFPREKVCGDGLTPRAVKQLVAMGIDISEEAGWLRNQGLRIIGGGVRLQLDWPDLASFPDYGLVRKRDDFDEQLARQAQKAGARLYERCNVGAPIIDDRTGRITGVHAKLGEEKREVAFHAPLVVAADGNSTRLSLAMGLHRREDRPMGVAVRTYFESPRHDDDYLESWLELWDRRGPGEDRLLPGYGWIFGMGDGTSNVGLGVLNTSDSFKELDWREVLKAWCASMPEEWGYTPDNMTGPIRGAALPMAFNRQPHYTRGLLLVGDAGGLVNPFNGEGIAYAMESGQIAADVIVQAHARQTPAGREMALQRYPRVLKDTYGGYYTMGRAFVKLIGNPKVMKIATQRGLTHPLLMKFTLKLLANLTDPTGGDAMDRIINGLSKVAPKA from the coding sequence GTGACCGAGCCCCTCCTCTCCGACAACACCGCCGATGTGATCGTCGTGGGCGCGGGGCCAGCCGGCTCCACGACCGCGTACCACCTGGCCAAGGCCGGGCTCGATGTGCTCCTGCTGGAGAAGACCGAGTTCCCGCGGGAGAAGGTCTGTGGCGACGGCCTCACGCCGCGCGCGGTCAAGCAGCTCGTGGCGATGGGCATCGACATCTCCGAGGAGGCCGGCTGGCTGCGCAACCAGGGCCTGAGGATCATCGGCGGCGGAGTCCGGCTCCAGCTGGACTGGCCCGACCTCGCCTCCTTCCCGGACTACGGCCTGGTCCGCAAGCGCGACGACTTCGACGAGCAGCTCGCCCGTCAGGCGCAGAAAGCGGGCGCCCGACTGTACGAGCGCTGCAATGTCGGCGCCCCGATCATCGACGACCGCACCGGCCGTATCACCGGCGTCCACGCCAAGTTGGGGGAGGAGAAGCGCGAGGTCGCCTTCCACGCGCCCCTGGTGGTCGCCGCCGACGGCAACTCGACGAGGCTTTCGCTGGCCATGGGCCTGCACCGCCGCGAGGACCGGCCGATGGGCGTCGCCGTACGGACGTACTTCGAGTCCCCGCGCCACGACGACGACTACCTGGAGTCCTGGCTGGAGCTGTGGGACCGCCGCGGCCCGGGCGAGGACCGGCTGCTGCCCGGCTACGGCTGGATCTTCGGCATGGGCGACGGCACGTCCAATGTCGGCCTGGGTGTGCTCAACACCTCCGACTCCTTCAAGGAACTGGACTGGCGCGAGGTGCTCAAGGCCTGGTGCGCGTCGATGCCGGAGGAGTGGGGCTACACCCCGGACAACATGACCGGCCCCATCCGCGGCGCCGCCCTCCCCATGGCCTTCAACCGCCAGCCTCACTACACGCGCGGGCTGCTCCTGGTTGGCGACGCCGGCGGCCTGGTGAACCCCTTCAACGGCGAGGGCATCGCCTACGCCATGGAATCCGGCCAGATCGCCGCCGACGTCATCGTCCAGGCCCACGCCCGGCAGACCCCCGCGGGGCGGGAGATGGCCCTGCAGCGCTACCCGCGCGTGCTCAAGGACACCTACGGCGGCTACTACACGATGGGCCGCGCCTTCGTGAAGCTCATCGGCAACCCGAAGGTCATGAAGATCGCGACCCAACGCGGCCTGACGCACCCCTTGCTGATGAAGTTCACCCTCAAGCTCCTCGCCAACCTGACGGACCCGACGGGCGGCGACGCGATGGACCGAATCATCAACGGCCTGAGCAAGGTGGCGCCGAAGGCCTGA
- the def gene encoding peptide deformylase produces the protein MPSVFLQGRPVDSYPSLAPEARRGSVRRITEVGEEVLHKPCRDVTEFGPDLAALIDDMFLTMYIADGCGLAANQVGVDLRLFVYDCPDDDGARHIGHIVNPVLEQLDAPHRRLLDESEGCLSVPGALMDVPRPDRAVVRGLDKDGGTLVIEGAGYFARCLAHETDHCNGQVYLDRLSKRDRKDALRHVADRRDEVFARRVANTEALKG, from the coding sequence ATGCCCAGCGTTTTCCTGCAAGGCAGGCCCGTCGACTCGTATCCGTCGCTCGCGCCCGAAGCCCGGCGCGGTTCGGTGCGGCGGATCACCGAGGTCGGCGAAGAGGTGCTGCACAAGCCCTGCCGGGACGTGACCGAGTTCGGGCCCGATCTCGCGGCGCTGATCGACGACATGTTCCTCACGATGTACATCGCCGACGGCTGCGGACTCGCGGCGAACCAGGTCGGCGTCGATCTGCGGCTGTTCGTCTACGACTGCCCGGACGACGACGGGGCCCGGCACATCGGGCACATCGTCAACCCGGTGCTGGAGCAGCTTGACGCACCCCACAGGCGGCTGCTCGACGAGAGCGAGGGGTGCCTGTCGGTGCCGGGCGCCCTGATGGACGTACCGCGTCCGGACCGGGCCGTAGTGCGCGGGCTCGACAAGGACGGCGGGACGCTCGTCATCGAGGGCGCCGGGTACTTCGCGCGCTGCCTGGCGCACGAGACCGATCACTGCAACGGGCAGGTTTATCTGGACCGGCTCTCCAAGCGGGACCGCAAGGACGCGCTGCGGCATGTGGCGGACCGGCGGGACGAGGTGTTCGCCCGCCGGGTCGCCAATACGGAAGCCCTCAAAGGCTGA
- a CDS encoding GNAT family N-acetyltransferase — protein MNRALPVVRLRVPTDEDAVAWHRIFDDPDVMEFHGGKSAGLSVYEELTARQRRHDAERGFCLWTVLDDSDQVIGFTGAQPWERDWGPTGEIEIGWRLARAHWGKGYVTTAARLTLERVRSAGVPSVVAMVDARNERSIAVTRRLGMQLAEVFMTPTSERQGHCYRLDLTSGAA, from the coding sequence GTGAACCGAGCTCTCCCCGTAGTACGGCTGCGTGTTCCCACCGACGAGGACGCGGTCGCCTGGCACCGGATCTTCGACGACCCGGATGTCATGGAGTTCCACGGCGGCAAGTCCGCGGGTCTGTCCGTGTACGAGGAGCTCACCGCCCGGCAGCGCCGGCACGACGCCGAGCGCGGGTTCTGTCTGTGGACCGTGCTGGACGATTCCGACCAGGTCATCGGCTTCACGGGCGCCCAGCCCTGGGAGCGGGACTGGGGTCCCACGGGCGAGATCGAGATCGGCTGGCGGCTTGCGCGGGCGCACTGGGGCAAGGGGTATGTCACCACGGCCGCGCGGCTGACGCTGGAGCGGGTGCGGTCGGCGGGCGTGCCGAGCGTGGTGGCCATGGTCGACGCCCGTAACGAACGGTCGATCGCGGTGACCCGGCGCCTGGGCATGCAACTGGCCGAGGTTTTCATGACGCCGACCAGCGAACGGCAGGGGCACTGCTACCGGCTGGACCTCACAAGCGGAGCCGCGTGA
- a CDS encoding prepilin peptidase translates to MTDLLLVIAAALWGAAAGAFLPRAVYRFSAPSGEPWRDSCPQGHLVRGWLGRARCATCRKPYGSGVAPLSLATALVCAALAAATGTRPELGVWLLLGPLGVLLAVVDFRVQRLPDALTLPLAAAALALLGVVALVPEHTGEWPTALYGALALGGGYLVLFLINPSGMGFGDVKLALGMGAVLGWYGWSTVMLGTFAGFLLGALYGGALVVVRQAGRKTAIPFGPFLIAGAFLGLLIGAYAA, encoded by the coding sequence ATGACCGACCTGCTCCTGGTGATCGCCGCCGCACTCTGGGGTGCGGCGGCGGGCGCGTTCCTGCCCCGCGCCGTCTACCGCTTCTCCGCCCCGTCCGGCGAGCCCTGGCGCGACAGCTGCCCGCAGGGGCATTTGGTACGCGGCTGGCTGGGGCGCGCGCGGTGCGCGACCTGCAGGAAGCCGTACGGCTCCGGCGTCGCCCCTCTCTCCCTCGCCACCGCCCTCGTCTGCGCCGCCCTCGCCGCGGCCACCGGCACCCGCCCCGAACTGGGCGTATGGCTCCTGCTCGGCCCCCTCGGCGTGCTGCTCGCGGTCGTCGACTTCCGGGTGCAGCGGCTGCCGGACGCCCTGACCCTGCCGCTCGCGGCCGCCGCGCTCGCGCTGCTCGGTGTGGTCGCCCTGGTCCCCGAGCACACGGGGGAGTGGCCGACCGCCCTGTACGGCGCCCTCGCCCTCGGCGGCGGTTATCTCGTCCTCTTCCTGATCAACCCCTCCGGCATGGGCTTCGGCGACGTCAAGCTGGCCCTCGGCATGGGCGCCGTCCTCGGCTGGTACGGCTGGTCCACCGTCATGCTCGGCACCTTCGCCGGCTTCCTGCTCGGGGCGCTGTACGGCGGCGCCCTGGTCGTCGTACGGCAGGCGGGGCGCAAGACGGCGATCCCGTTCGGGCCGTTCCTGATCGCAGGGGCCTTCCTCGGGCTGCTGATCGGGGCGTACGCGGCCTGA